Within Spinacia oleracea cultivar Varoflay chromosome 4, BTI_SOV_V1, whole genome shotgun sequence, the genomic segment GATTGATGGATCCAATTGAAACAAATTCCAAATCTCTCTTAGGTGtgtaaaatacatttctaataaAAAAAACTGGAAAGTCACTAAGTTTGTAATAACAAATAATCAATCACATCAAATTAAACAATGCAGTTGAGTAGTTGAGAGATCAGccatcaaaatcaaacaaatttgaATACTATCTACTCACATGATTATGAAAATAGCACCTAAAACCCAAACTGATCTTCAACCATTTCCATTTATTATTGCTACCCAATACCTCAGGATTAAAATCTAACTCTATTTCAAAAGCTTATACAAataaaactcgaataaaattaATCAATCGGGATTATATAGAATACCCATACAAATCAAGATGGGAAATTAACACATAAAGCCCCGTTGAGTTAATGTTGTAGAGGAATCGACTGGGAGTTGTATATCTCCATTGTTGCAAACTGAATATTACAAAAAGAAAGGAGTGAGCCAGTACAACTATATATAATGATAAATTGAAAGAGTCATAGCCTAGGTTAAAGCAAAAATGTAAACTCAACAAACTAAACCCAAGAAGAAATCAAAACGaattttctcctaaaaattcaaTCATTCAATTTCACaataaagaaaaacacaaaCTTACCACAGAAATCAAGGTAGAAGACAAAAACATTTgataaaatgacaaaaaatccaCGGAAAATGAATAAATACAATCAACAAACGGAGGTAAATACTAAATAGCTGCTGCAAAttcatttttttccaaaaaaaaaagaattaaacCCTAAATAATGATACTCACCTCATCCGAATCTAGGAAAGTGAAGACTgcaaaaatcaacaacaaaaataagaaTAGTTAGGAAAGTTGTTGATGTTGAAGAGAGGAGAAACACAAACGAGAAGAATGACAGATTGAAGAACTTACCATACAAGAACATGGAGAGCAAAGCCGCGGGAAGGAGATAGGAAATCACGAAGAACCTAGAAGTGAGGAGAGAAAAACCGTCTACATAGATATGAGGAGTTAAGAGGCAAAAATGATATATGGTAAAGAAGTTAAGggcttttcaggtactttactATTGCATGAATAGTAAAACACAACTCCTAGCTTTTAAAAGGTTATagatactaaaagagacaccaggaatgacacgtgtcattttctggtgaaaaattttcccgccaaaaacttttcccaaaaaagacttatttattttattctgtttttattttctctccttttgtataaatgtttatatatggaaaaaaatataggattatgaaatatgccattattaaaattttggtaaaattttaGTCAAACTGTGTTGCCAATAATTGAAAATATTCTTACtcgatattttggtcaaattagcatactaaatatatcaaatattttagtcagatcatcatattaaacatataaaatatataatacgtagtaagttaaaaatgataaaatgagtacattcgagattattaattatgcaatagatttaagggataaataattcaattaatttttttataaaaaagatgataaaataatattttttaaatatccgtgcgtgcacagGACCTAATCTAGTTGCATATATTGACATATGTACATGAAGAAATGAGTTAACAAAAATGAATCAGGCGAATATATACACACATCCACATATACGGTATGAAATCTGTCTAAAAACGATTGCCCCTATGTATAGTTTTTTCGGACTGTCCCTTTGAGTTTGTCTCATACCATTTATAATGTGGTTCACACATGTTTCCTCTCACATTCTATTAGTATTTAAATTAGCAAAATGACAAGACTTAACTCacatttttttgctttttttttaataaagtgaAAAATGGAGCGATTTTCTTCAATATTGCTTAAAGATCCAATAATTCTCAAAATACGCCACTTTCTAACTTATTTCCctccataccgtccacgtcaacatgaaagaaagaaaagtaaCTTTTTTTTCCCCGGTTCAGCTTAGAACCGTCAATTAAAATGACGGTTTTTTTTGAAACAAACCACCATTTGAATTGGCGGTTCAATGGTATAAACCGCAAATGGAGGTTTGCTTTAAAAAAATCGCGCGGTTTTGTAAGAGCTCTCTAACTTCTTCTGATTTGATTTTGTTGTGTATGTTAACCGCTACCTGAAATGGCGGTTCATTAAATACATAAGCAGTTATTTTAGATAGCAATTTACCCTTTTAAACCGTTgtttcagatagcggtttattgtagagtttatataaaaaaaattagaccatctttcttgctgacgtggacgATAAAGTGATAAATAAGTGAAAAGGTAGCGTATTTTGAGAATTTTTGTTTCTTAGCAACGGGGGATTATTAAAAGTGTGAAGGTGGTGAACAAcatatttgcaaaaaaaaaaagtctgtTGTAAGGAAATAAATCTTCACACGCAAAATATCCCTTATCATTAACTCATACTCCGTACTTTGTTTCTTCTTGAGGGTTTTTTTTCTTCACCCTATTTtggtagaaaataaaaaaaaaggttcaTTAAAAGGGCGCAATTTATGATTTTTTCACAAAAGGACAACAATAATGGGCCATATTTTCTTAAAAAAAGCAACATGGACAGCCAATATAATGCTATATAAATAACAGAAAACAAGAGTATACATTGCAAGTTTGCAACAATTAAACAAGAGATAGAAGAATTAATCAAACAATGGGCTTTCCACCTTGTACCAATCCTAGAAAGTGTCAAGACTCTGCATGTTGCACCCAAGGTAAGCAActcatttattttcataattcaTAAACTATTGCATAGTTATGTACTGAATCTAGACCTGATTAAATGACGAAGCAAGCGTTATCAAACACATTTATCCCATCATTCCAGGTTGGGCTTGACATGGCCAAATTTCCGTGCTCACAACCAACTTCTTCCggcaaaaatagagtcatttccTACTTTTTTTGGGGCGGAccaaatttgaaaccaaaattcAATTTTGATTCGCCCGAAatccaaattaaaaattgagttgAGTCGAGCACATCATTTTTCGGGCCAGGCCATCAGGCCAATCTGCATATAATTAGCCCCACTCAATCACTCAACAATTGCCAATCTCCAAACCGTGAAGACGTCGTATTTTTAATTTCATGACATAAAAACTTGAAAATCAATGATCGAAAATAGCGCTCCTTAATCTAAGAGGCCGATTTTTGAATCGATGAGGGTGGCTTTAATTATTCGCTCATTTGAATCTATTTGTGACATGTTTTACTCATGTATATGTATCCCTTTTTGTCATCttagtttgtttatttatttttttcttgattttattgATGTATAGGGAAAAAGTGTGAGTGGCCAGAGTTGCTAGGCAAACATGCGGATGTAGCTAAACGCATCATTGAACGTGACGACCCACAAGTGACTGTTCTGATTCAGTCTAAAGATTCAATGAACAATTTCAATTATGAATTTTGCTGCAATCGTGTAATCATTTTTGCTTACCATGGTGTTGTTGACATTCCATATCCTCAAGTTGGGTAAAGGAATTGTAAAAGGGAGTGTTGTAATGTTGCATGAAATATGCTGAATAAAGAtcaagttattttttttttttatcgtttctttaatttttcaagTATTTTTCGTAACTATTTAATCCGTATACTACTAcatccgtttcgaaataatggaGACACTTACGCATTTCACAACAACTAAGATAAATGATTGTAAtgtaaaaaataagtaagggaAAAGTGGAATGTTGTaagaaaagaataataaaaaaactaGGTTGGTTGGAGTGGtgtaagaaaagaaaaaaaaaaaaaaaaggttagtTGGAAAGTTATGCGTAAAAAGAGAATAGTGTGAACTCAGTAAAGTGGAAAAAGAGTAGTGTGTACTCATTAAATATGATGAGTCATATACCAAAATTAGAATAAAGCACATTGTCCCTATTATTTTGAAACACTCATTTAAGAAAATCGTCCatattatttcgaaacggagggagtatatattaaAGGTGTTTATATCACGGTCTATCACCCACATGTCACTTTGCTAAAGAGTTTTCATTATATgtcattctttttttttttaacataagtCATTCATGTACGTCATTCACATACATATATACGTAcacataaaaattgaaacatGGTTAGCGTAGGAATCGAACCCGTGACCTCAAGTTTAAACAATAATGACTTAATCATTGGAAATCGGGCTATACTAAATTACTACATGTTATCTTTTCAAAAGAGAATATATACATAAGaaaatttaatcaaaatattACTTAGTCATAAATTTCATATAAAGTCATATTGTAACAATAATACATGTAATAGTACGCCGCGTGGGCCCAAAACTAGTTTAACttttaacttataaaatattgttCATGCTTTTCATAGAATTAGCTTTTGTCCTtagttaaaattaatattttgactTGACGCATTAACTAAGAGGAAGAAAATCAGGATACTCAGTTATGGAAAGTGATTTTGGCACGCTTATTGTAAAAGCACATAAACTATGTTAACTCACATAGAGGTgtccaaaatcaacaaaatgatGGTGTACCAAAATCAGTTTTCCTAAATTATGAgttgaaaattaattttttttttccctgcAAAAAAAGTTCCAACTCGTTAAAAGAAAATACTATATGCAGCCTTAGGAATACATATAAGAGGCTAAAAATGAAAACACTTATTTATAATAAACATTGATTACACCAATCGACGCATAATTTTGTCATGCATTCATAAATCAAATAAAAGGATAAAGGCCCAATTAAAAGCACATTGAAAAGGGTTTAAATAGAAAAAGGAGCAAGCCAGGCCGATGAGACTCATGGAATGATGGGAGGGAAGATGTTACAAGTTTAGTATTCCCTATGTTGCGTTAGCCTAATTTTCACAGGTTGTAAATTGAACTAACCTGCTGATTGTACATAGAAAATTCTCGTGTGTGAAGGTACACGTACATAAGAAAGAGTTACTAGAAGTAATACTTGATCTACAAGGAATCAAATTACCATAATGCAATTTTTCTTTTACCAAGTTAAGTTTGACCTAATGAAAAGGATTTTACTTTGCAACCTTAGTTGAAGTAATTTCACATTTTGTTACCCCTTATTTTCTTAACAAAGGACCTAAATTAATATCCACATTAAAATAAAGTCACATGCAAAAATTGTAGCTAGTAGGTATGTAGCTTGAAAAGCCAATGTGACGCAACAAGTTATAAGAAGAAAAAATGTTAAATATCCCAGCAGCCGCACTTTCTTTTTAAAAATTTCGACCCAAAAAAAGAAGTTAAATATGATATCATGACGTCATGTCAAAAATGCGTGGATGTCAAGTATTTTAGTACTCGTGGGTGGTGGCACTAATTACTCCGTTCTAAAGACTTGTGATTGAATATTGTTTGCATCTACCCTTGCCGTTtgttctatatatatattttaatcactcccttcatcttattttaatttttacatttggtaTCATGCACGCGATTTAACAAATAATCAAGAGAATAAAGATTACTTTTTAAAAATACACTTAAACAATGCAAAATTActtttataaataatattttcaattttatccAAAATATGACATTGGTAAAATGAGATGGATTTTATATttcaatgaaaaaaaattaagcttGACTACAAGACTTTACAAACCCAAAACACAAAAGGCACAAAGGCTCGTGCCACCACCTGATAGTAAATTCCAAAGATAAATCAATATCACCTGATCTTGAGTTTAAATAATTAAGCTTTTAACActaagggtgcgttctgttcaccttaaaaaatacgtttcagttccaataagttaagataagttcagataagttccaataagttttaataatttccaataagttcagataagttcagataagttccaataagttctaataagttcagataagttcagataagttcagataagtttcaataagtttcaataagttccaatattaattataatattattattattaattattaattattaattattaattattaattattaattattaattattaattattaattattaattattaattattaattattaattattaattattaattattaattattaattattaattattaattattaattattaattattaattattaattattaattattaattattaattattaattattaattattaattattaattattaattattaattattaattattaattattaatttttaattattaattattaattattaattattaattattaattattaattattaattattaattattaattattaattatgaatcattaattattaattattaattattaattattaaattattaattattaattattaattattaattattaattattaattattaattattaattattaattattaattattaattattaattattaattattaattattaattattaattattaattattaattattaattatgaattatgaattattaattatgaattattaattattaattattaattattaattatgaattattaattattaattatgaattatgaattatgaattattaattattaattattaatttttaatttttaatttttaatttttaatttttaattttaattttaatttttaattttaatttttaatttttaattttaatttttaatttttaatttttaatttttaatttttaattttaatttttaattttaatttttaatttttaatttttaatttttaattttaatttttaattttaatttttaatttttaatttttaatttttaattattaattattaattattaattattaattattaattattaattattaattattaattattaattattaattattaattattaattattaattattaattattaattattaattattaattattaattattaattattaattattaattattaattattaattattaattattaattattaattattaagtttcaagaagttccaataagtttcaataagttcagataagttttaataagttccaataagttcagatcaaataagttcagataagttcagagaagatcagataagttcagataagttcagataatttcaggtcaaataagttgaacagaacgcaccctaagATATTACATGTTTCATATTATCATTACAGAAAAAtaataacggttttttcatgaaatacccctgaggtttcacgaaattcaccaaatacccctgcgtgtttcaaaatacatactATACCCCTAATTTTTTCGTATTGTTCATCAAATACCtctattatgactttccgttagtcctccgttaagtcatgtttataattcaccaaatgcacctatatataaactttttgcacaatatacacctatttgtaaacttgtttgcaccaaatacccaaactccttttaaactgcagaatttgaatccaacggctagttttattAAACCTAAGGATCAAAATTTTTGCTGCTTATAAATATCGAAAGAATAAAgtaataaattagttaaaatCGGTAAAACTATACACACTATCAAACCACAATCAACAAACTTGGTGCCTTGTGCTTTGGTTCTGAATTCTAATACTTCTATTCCTTCGATAGGCAATATTCATTTCTTATTCCTGGTATTCTTCCTTGGACTGGTTCAAATATGGTGTAGGAAAGACAGTTGTATTCGACTTTGATCATGCAGCTTGATCAAAATTTTGTTACATTAATCATGTTGATTTGAGGGGACTGATATAAGTAACAATGAGTTGGGAGATGATAATGTGAATTGTTTGAGGATACAATTCAGGTGTTGGGGATTGTTAGTGTCAACTTGACATGATCATACATAAACATCATTCCAATAACTTTTATGAGGCTCTGACTTGTTAACGTTAGCGGGTTAGACAAATGCAGCTCTGCCCTTAGCAATAATAAAGGGGTTGTCTCCAGCTAGCCTTTGAACCAAAATAACATCTTAAAATATGAAATACGCATTACATCACTGTTTAGTTTGATTTTTGTCCATTATGATTCAAATCAAAATTGATTGAATAAGCAATTGATTGAATTGTATTATACTGTTGGCATACATATCGGTCAATACATTAGTCACTACAGTACTACATCTAAATCCAGCAGCCACCGTTGAGGAACGAACTCTCTTCCTAAGTGCAAGCAAACCAGACTCTGCACAAGCAGTTATGATACTAATAATTGTCCCATCATCAAGCTCCAATTCTGAATTCTCCATTTCATTGTACAAAGAAATGGTCTCCTTTATGAATCCCTTCTCAgcatacccagaaatcattatTGTGCAAGATACCAAATTCTTGTCAGGCATCTTATCAAAAAATAACCTAGCCATATCTAAATCCCCTGCTTTC encodes:
- the LOC110792568 gene encoding trypsin/subtilisin inhibitor codes for the protein MGFPPCTNPRKCQDSACCTQGKKCEWPELLGKHADVAKRIIERDDPQVTVLIQSKDSMNNFNYEFCCNRVIIFAYHGVVDIPYPQVG